A region from the Triticum urartu cultivar G1812 chromosome 1, Tu2.1, whole genome shotgun sequence genome encodes:
- the LOC125512283 gene encoding putative expansin-A30, with protein MASAASKSAAVLVLLVSLAGGATTVDARFRAMQWTPAHATFYGDEATAETMGGACGYDITAGYGADTAALSSTLFLDGYGCGTCYQIRCVKATACYRGSPVITVTATNLCPPNWAQDTNNGGWCNPPRTHFDLAIPAFKKMADWHAGIVPVMYRRVPCMRKGGIRFAFQGNPHWLLVYVTNVGGAGDVGEMWVKGNGGMGWLRMSHNWGASYQAFGQLGGQALSFKLTSYTTGLTIIAADATPASWSIGLTYQARANFK; from the exons ATGGCTTCTGCTGCGTCCAAGTCCGCGGCCGTCTTGGTCCTCCTCGTCTCCCTTGCCGGCGGGGCCACCACCGTGGACGCCAGGTTCAGGGCCATGCAGTGGACTCCCGCCCACGCCACGTTCTACGGCGACGAGGCTACGGCCGAGACGATGG GCGGGGCGTGCGGGTACGACATCACGGCGGGGTACGGCGCGGACACGGCGGCGCTGAGCTCGACGCTGTTCCTGGACGGCTACGGGTGCGGGACGTGCTACCAGATCCGGTGCGTGAAAGCCACGGCCTGCTACAGGGGCTCGCCGGTGATCACGGTGACCGCGACCAACCTGTGCCCGCCCAACTGGGCGCAGGACACCAACAACGGCGGCTGGTGCAACCCGCCGCGCACCCACTTCGACCTCGCCATCCCGGCCTTCAAGAAGATGGCCGACTGGCATGCGGGCATCGTCCCCGTCATGTACCGCAGGGTGCCGTGCATGCGCAAGGGCGGGATCCGGTTCGCGTTCCAGGGGAACCCGCACTGGCTGCTGGTGTACGTCACCAACgtcggcggcgccggcgacgTCGGGGAGATGTGGGTGAAGGGCAATGGCGGTATGGGGTGGCTGCGCATGAGCCACAACTGGGGCGCCTCGTACCAGGCGTTCGGGCAGCTCGGCGGCCAGGCGCTCAGCTTCAAGCTCACCTCCTACACCACCGGGTTGACCATCATCGCCGCCGACGCCACGCCGGCGAGCTGGAGCATTGGGCTCACGTACCAGGCTCGCGCCAACTTCAAATAG